AGGTAGTGCTGCTGCCACCTCCTTACCATGCGCATACATTGGGTGCAGCATTACCACGCTGCCGTCTTTGGCATTCTGAACTATGTAGTCGGCGATGAGCTCGGGCCTGCTCATATCCACATGCAGGTGAGGCTCCAGGTCCCATTGAGCCAACTCGAAATTTTGTGCAGCCAGAAGGCTGCCAAGCTCTTCAGAGATACGTCCAAAAGGGGGCAGGATCGCCGGTTTTTCTCGATAGCCATGATGCTGTAAAAGCAGACAGGTCTTTTTAATCTCTGCTTTGGCACTACTCAAAGGTAGATTTGCCAAGTCGACATAGGAGTAACCGTGACTTCCCACCTGGTGGCCTGCACTCACTATGGCGTGTGTTTGATTGGGATAACGCTCCATATCCTTGCCAACCAGAAAGAAAGTTGTGGGTATTTGCAGGGCTTCAAGCTGGTGTAACAGGGATTCGGTTATGCCCGGCACAGGCCCGCCACTAAAAGCCAGGGCAATACGTTTTTTCTCTTCGGGTTCTGCCAGTACTGCCAGAGACAGGCAAAGGAAAATGCTCGATACCGTAAATATTATTATTCTCATTTAATGCGGCAATTTTATCTGGACCAGAAAAGAAAAAAGCCGTCAGAGACGGCTTTTTGTGCTTTGCTATCGCTCGAGAAGGTCGAGCTTGCCTTTCTTGCCATCCCACTCTTCGGCATCGGGTAGCGGGTCTTTTTTCTCGGTGATATTTGGCCAAACCTCGGCGAGTTCGGCATTCAACTCGATGTATTCCTGTTGATCATCGGGTACTTCGTCCTCAGAGAAAATCGCATTGGCGGGGCACTCCGGCTCGCACAGGGCGCAGTCGATACACTCGTCGGGATGGATCACTAGAAAGTTAGGGCCTTCGTAAAAACAGTCTACCGGGCAAACCTCTACACAGTCGGTGTATTTGCACTTAATGCAGTTTTCCCCAATTACGAATGTCATGATTGTCCCTCAATAGTGCACTGATTCTTTCGAGCACGGATTCTATCAATTACTGGCGCGAATTGTAGTGGCTTTTCAGTCGATTTAGTTCACTGTTTATAACAAGTTGCACTGGGCGACAATTGCCGCCCGGCCTTTTACTTCAATAACTTGCGTAAAGCATAGAGCGCTTCCAGGGCCTGGCGCGGGGTCAGATCGTCTGGGTCCAGCTCCTCCAGCGCATCCACTGCAGGGTGGCTGGGACTGCCGAACAGATCGACCTGTTGGGGAGAATCAGCTTGAGTTGGTGCTGAGAGCACTGGCGCTATAGTCGTTTCCGTTGCCTGCTCAGGTGCTTGAGTGGACTCGGGAGTCACTACGGGTACATCTACTGACTGGGCGCCGGCCTCCAAGGCCGCCAAGCGAGTACGGGCCTCTGTGAGTACATCGGCGGGAATCCCCGCCAACTTGGCCACTTGTAAACCGTAACTTTTGGAGGCGGGGCCCTCCTGAATGCGATGCAGGAAGACGATGCCCTCACCGTGCTCTGTGGCGTCCAAGTGGATGTTGGCTGCTTCGGCACATTGATTGGGTAGATCGGTCAGCTCGAAGTAATGGGTGGCGAACAAGGTGAAGGCGCGCACTTCTCCGGCCAGGTAATGAGCGCAGGCCCAGGCCAGGGAAAGACCATCATAGGTACTGGTGCCGCGGCCGATTTCATCCATCAGTACCAGGCTGTGTTCACTGGCATTGCGCAGGATATTAGCGGTCTCGGTCATTTCCACCATAAATGTGGAGCGGCCACCGGCCAGGTCATCGGCACTGCCGATACGGGTAAAGATGCGATCCAGCAGACCGATCTGGGCGCTGTCTGCTGGGACATAGCTGCCGCAGTGCGCCAGCAGGGCAATCAGCGCAGTCTGGCGCATATAGGTAGATTTACCACCCATATTCGGGCCGGTAATGACCAGCATACGGCGATCGTCGCGCAGCTCGATATCGTTGGCGACAAAGGGTTCGTCCAATACCTGTTCCACCACAGGGTGACGTCCACCGGTGATATGCAGGCCAGGATCGGTGCCCAGCTCAGGGCGGCACAGGCGCAGGTTGTCGGCACGTTCGGCCAAGCAGGCCAGAACATCCAACTCAGAAATACCAGCCGCAGCGGCTTGAAGTTCAGCCAGAGACTCATTTAGTTGATTAATCAGCGCCTCATAGAGGGCCTTCTCTCGCGCCAGGGCGCGGCTTTTGGCTGAAAGCGCCTTGTCTTCGAACTCTTTTAATTCGGGAGTAATAAAGCGTTCGGCATTCTTCAGGGTTTGGCGGCGGATATATTCCGCCGGTGCTTTGTCACTCTGTCCACGGCTGATTTCAATAAAGTAGCCGTGGACCCGGTTGTAACCCACCTTCAATGTGGGGATACCAGTGCGCTCTTTTTCACGCAGTTCCAGCTGTACCAGGTAATCCCCTGCGTTCTCACTGATAGCGCGCAGCTCATCCAGCTCTTCATCGTAACCGGTGGCGATTACGCCGCCATCGCGTATCACGACAGGCGGGTTTTCAATAATCGCTTTTTGCAGCAACGCAACGGTTTCAGGCCATTCACCGATCTGACCGCATAACTCTTTTATTAGAGTGGCATTTGATTCATTTAGCTGCTGTTGGATTTCGGGGAACTGTGCCAGAGACTGACCCAGCCTTGCCAGGT
The DNA window shown above is from Microbulbifer variabilis and carries:
- a CDS encoding polysaccharide deacetylase family protein, which produces MRIIIFTVSSIFLCLSLAVLAEPEEKKRIALAFSGGPVPGITESLLHQLEALQIPTTFFLVGKDMERYPNQTHAIVSAGHQVGSHGYSYVDLANLPLSSAKAEIKKTCLLLQHHGYREKPAILPPFGRISEELGSLLAAQNFELAQWDLEPHLHVDMSRPELIADYIVQNAKDGSVVMLHPMYAHGKEVAAALPLIHAQTTKQGFYFVSLDKVTDTGGDRNL
- the fdxA gene encoding ferredoxin FdxA; the encoded protein is MTFVIGENCIKCKYTDCVEVCPVDCFYEGPNFLVIHPDECIDCALCEPECPANAIFSEDEVPDDQQEYIELNAELAEVWPNITEKKDPLPDAEEWDGKKGKLDLLER
- the mutS gene encoding DNA mismatch repair protein MutS yields the protein MPKTANKTKAAKPEHTPMMQQYMRIKAQHPQELVFYRMGDFYELFFDDAKKAAELLDVTLTARGKSGGEPIPMAGIPYHAAEGYLARLIKAGVSVAICEQIGDPATSKGPVERQVVRIVTPGTVTDEALLNDRRDNLLAAISHLGDVFGLALLDLATGRFVVQETDSLEALAEQVQRHNPAELLAPEDLSLPVEIERRAGVRRRAPWEFELETALRLLNQQFGTMNLEAFGCSHMHGAIVAAGCLLQYARDTQRTELPHIRGLHTESGDETVALDGASRRNLEIDLNLNGGDDNTLLSVLDSCKTAMGSRLLRRWLNNPLRQLTTLRNRQDAIAALIEEYGFEPLRDALKPVGDMERILGRLALRSARPRDLARLGQSLAQFPEIQQQLNESNATLIKELCGQIGEWPETVALLQKAIIENPPVVIRDGGVIATGYDEELDELRAISENAGDYLVQLELREKERTGIPTLKVGYNRVHGYFIEISRGQSDKAPAEYIRRQTLKNAERFITPELKEFEDKALSAKSRALAREKALYEALINQLNESLAELQAAAAGISELDVLACLAERADNLRLCRPELGTDPGLHITGGRHPVVEQVLDEPFVANDIELRDDRRMLVITGPNMGGKSTYMRQTALIALLAHCGSYVPADSAQIGLLDRIFTRIGSADDLAGGRSTFMVEMTETANILRNASEHSLVLMDEIGRGTSTYDGLSLAWACAHYLAGEVRAFTLFATHYFELTDLPNQCAEAANIHLDATEHGEGIVFLHRIQEGPASKSYGLQVAKLAGIPADVLTEARTRLAALEAGAQSVDVPVVTPESTQAPEQATETTIAPVLSAPTQADSPQQVDLFGSPSHPAVDALEELDPDDLTPRQALEALYALRKLLK